Below is a window of Brassica napus cultivar Da-Ae chromosome A5, Da-Ae, whole genome shotgun sequence DNA.
GAGGGTAAAACAACGATCATAGAGAGACCTTCGAGGTCTCATCGAGGAAGAAGAGTTTCAGACAATGGCAAAGGAGGAGGATTGATTATTTCGAAAGTACCTCGTAGCGCAGAAGCAGATCTTATTGCAGCTGGATGGCCTTATTGGTTAACCTCTGTTGCAGGGGAAGCCATAAAAGGTTGGGTTCCTCGCCGTGCAGATTCCTTTGAGAAGCTTGACAAAGTTAGTAGTAGTCTCTTTCAACTTTTCATTTGTCTGAATCATACAGTGTATTGGTTTGTAatgatattgtatttttttttttgcagatagGTCAAGGGACTTATAGTATTGTGTATAAGGCTCGGGATCTTGAGACGGGCCAAATAGTGGCGATGAAGAAGGTGCGGTTTGCTAACATGGATCCGGAAAGTGTGAGGTTTATGGCTAGAGAAATCAACATTTTGCGCAAACTAGATCATCCAAATGTTATGAAGCTTAAGTGTCTTGTCACTTCAAAGCTATCAGGTAGCTTGCATCTTGTTTTTGATTACATGGAGCATGATCTTTCAGGTCTCGCCCTTAGGCCTGGTGTCAAATTCACCGAGCCACAGGTACTTTAATAAAAGCTTCCGTCAACTACTCACCCATGTTGTGTTCTCTAAGACTAACAAATCAAATTTCACTATTCTCTGTGATTAGATCAAGTGTTTTATGAAACAACTTCTTTGTGGACTTGAGCATTGTCATAGCCGCGGAATTCTTCACCGTGACATCAAGGGTTCGAACCTTTTGGTGAACAATGATGGTGTTCTCAAGATTGGAGATTTTGGTCTAGCCAGTTTTTATAATCCGGATCTTGAACAGCCGCTCACTAGCCGTGTAGTCACATTGTGGTATAGAGCACCTGAGCTTCTACTGGGATCTACAGACTATGGACCAGGCATTGATCTCTGGAGCGTTGGTTGCATTCTAGCAGAACTCTTTGTAGGTAAACCAATCATGCCAGGAAGAACTGAGGTGAGTTTTTAGATTCAGATTATTTGTACTGCTTTTTTAGCCTATAACCACTGATTTTAAACTGATTTGTATCTTGCAGGTGGAGCAAATGCATAAGATCTTTAAGCTGTGCGGTTCACCATCCGAAGACTTTTGGGAAACAACAAAGTTCCCACAGGCGACAAGTTACAGACCGCAACATCCTTATAAGCGTGTCCTACTAGAAACGTTCAAGAACTTACCATCTTCTTCTCTAGCTCTACTTGATAGGCTTTTATCTGTAGAACCAGAGAAAAGATGCTCAGCTTCTTCTACTCTATTGAGTGAGGTAATGTGCCCTCTTCTTGTTTGTTAACATTTTTGAGTGAGGTAATGATTATCTTATTCATCTCTCTAGTTCTTTACAACCGAGCCACTCCCTTGTCACATCTCAAGTTTGCCCAAGTATCCTCCAAGCAAGGAACTTGATGCAAAGAAGCGCAATGAAGAAGCAAAAAGGTgagagtatgcaatgagaggtccATGAATGATCAGAGAGATCCTAAACAAACTTTTCATTTTTGCAAAATTTCAGGAAGAAAGCAGAAGCGGTGAAGTGGCGTGGACACGAATCTGCGAGAAGAGGTGGAAGAGACTCCAAGGTAACACCGGAGTTCATGGCTTCAGGGCACTCTAATGTCTCAATCAACACCCCATATGGGTTCAAGAAAGAGAATGGAAGAGGAAAGCTCTTTTCTGCTTCAAGTTCAGTGATCCATCCAAGCTTAACCGCAACATTGAATAAGAATAAAAGCTCTAGGATCAGTGTAGGAGAGGTGAGAGCTAATCGTTCCAACAATGTGCCTGTTATAACAGGGGGCTACTCATCTAGCTCTTCGCAAAAGGAAAGTGTACCATCACGAGAACCCACAACGGTAATAACTGACTCTTTAACTCttcttccttccttccttcctgTTAAATAATGTTTCCTTGATATATTGTTTCAGAGATATATGCGAAAGAAGAACAGAATGCACTGTTCGGGTCCGTTGATGCCTCCTGGTGGCAACATTGAAGACATGATGAAAGATCACGAGAGACGAATCCAAGAAGCTGTACGCAAGTCCCGCCTTGAGAAATCTGTAACAAAGAAATCTGTCAAAGCATGTGCTTAAGCAATGAAACAAGATAGAAATTGATGATACACGAACTAGATGATTTCATAACTTTGAGTCACAGACTGCCTCCCAAGTTCTATTATGGCAAACCTATGTTTCATGCCCTGCTCTCTCTATCTC
It encodes the following:
- the LOC106345220 gene encoding probable serine/threonine-protein kinase At1g09600, producing MGCICSKGAAEEADDLSSHRHQKGKEYWNKSSSVQLIAPLPSSKDDFSHKAVDGSSGGGRRASGLIVPIDDSHEGKTTIIERPSRSHRGRRVSDNGKGGGLIISKVPRSAEADLIAAGWPYWLTSVAGEAIKGWVPRRADSFEKLDKIGQGTYSIVYKARDLETGQIVAMKKVRFANMDPESVRFMAREINILRKLDHPNVMKLKCLVTSKLSGSLHLVFDYMEHDLSGLALRPGVKFTEPQIKCFMKQLLCGLEHCHSRGILHRDIKGSNLLVNNDGVLKIGDFGLASFYNPDLEQPLTSRVVTLWYRAPELLLGSTDYGPGIDLWSVGCILAELFVGKPIMPGRTEVEQMHKIFKLCGSPSEDFWETTKFPQATSYRPQHPYKRVLLETFKNLPSSSLALLDRLLSVEPEKRCSASSTLLSEFFTTEPLPCHISSLPKYPPSKELDAKKRNEEAKRKKAEAVKWRGHESARRGGRDSKVTPEFMASGHSNVSINTPYGFKKENGRGKLFSASSSVIHPSLTATLNKNKSSRISVGEVRANRSNNVPVITGGYSSSSSQKESVPSREPTTRYMRKKNRMHCSGPLMPPGGNIEDMMKDHERRIQEAVRKSRLEKSVTKKSVKACA